The Elusimicrobiota bacterium genome has a segment encoding these proteins:
- the gyrB gene encoding DNA topoisomerase (ATP-hydrolyzing) subunit B, whose product MTTKTMETYDSSKITVLEGLEAVRQRPSMYIGSTGPSGLHHLVYEVVDNSIDEVLAGYAKSVDVTIHPDNSVTVLDDGRGIPVDPMKDVKDPKLKNKPALEVVMTVLHAGGKFDKKSYNYSGGLHGVGISVVNALSEWLEVEVYRDGKIYVQRYQRGIPAGTVTVKGKTDDHGTKVSFKPDPKIFTEAQYSFDTLSNRLRELAFLNQGTRITLIDEREDKEHTFHYEGGIISFVKFLNANKSVLYPEPIYFKKEREGVYVEVAIQYNDSYNEQLFSFVNNINTIHGGTHLTGFRSALTRVLNDYLRKNDLLKGRPITISGDDAREGLSTVLSVKVPNPQFEGQTKTKLGNSEVEGIVKSIAGDALTAFFEEHPPIVSKICEKIIVAAEAREAARKARELTRRKGALDSASLPGKLADCSDRDPERTELYIVEGDSAGGSAKQGRDRSFQAILPLRGKIINVEKSRLTKVLSNEEIRTMITAIGTGVGEEDFKLEKARYKKIIIMTDADVDGAHIRTLLLTFFFRQMTLLIKEGYIYIAQPPLFKIKKDKKEMYLDADEALDQWLLGEGLEHVELYTLNKGKVVKKIETTQLKQALKWLTDLEALLRKLSKKGLGLANYFEFKNKDKMPLYRIDQEDGPRYIWTEKEWKQFKGAYLNARKEKVEQEMKAAGEEVTSAGEIEEEMGPEVKDLWELPKIDQLVDKLTQAGFEVASAPGGKEDERKPIYRIISEGDVRELIDVRELLAAIKDFGRKGAYIQRYKGLGEMNPTQLWETTMDPKKRRLLQVKLEDAVSADQVFNTLMGDRVEPRRLFIESHALEVRNLDI is encoded by the coding sequence ATGACAACTAAGACCATGGAAACCTACGATTCCTCGAAAATCACCGTTCTGGAGGGCCTCGAAGCGGTCCGCCAGCGGCCGAGCATGTACATCGGCTCCACAGGCCCGTCGGGTCTTCACCATCTGGTCTACGAAGTCGTCGACAACTCCATCGACGAAGTGCTGGCGGGGTACGCCAAGTCCGTCGATGTCACCATTCATCCCGACAATTCCGTGACGGTTTTGGATGATGGGCGCGGGATTCCCGTTGACCCGATGAAAGATGTTAAAGACCCCAAGCTGAAAAATAAACCCGCGCTGGAAGTCGTGATGACGGTTCTGCACGCCGGCGGCAAGTTCGACAAGAAGTCCTACAACTACTCCGGAGGTCTTCACGGCGTCGGCATCTCCGTTGTAAACGCCCTGTCGGAGTGGCTCGAGGTGGAAGTTTACCGGGACGGTAAGATTTACGTCCAGCGGTATCAGCGGGGTATCCCGGCGGGTACCGTGACGGTTAAAGGCAAGACCGACGACCACGGCACCAAAGTTAGTTTCAAGCCGGATCCGAAGATATTTACAGAGGCTCAATATTCGTTTGACACCCTCTCCAACCGGCTGCGCGAACTGGCCTTCCTCAACCAGGGCACCCGCATTACACTGATCGACGAGCGCGAAGATAAAGAGCACACCTTTCACTACGAAGGCGGCATTATTTCCTTCGTCAAATTCCTTAACGCGAATAAGTCGGTTCTTTACCCGGAACCCATTTATTTCAAAAAGGAAAGGGAAGGCGTTTACGTGGAAGTCGCCATCCAGTACAACGACAGCTACAACGAGCAACTCTTTTCCTTCGTCAACAATATCAACACCATACACGGCGGCACCCACCTGACGGGTTTCCGCAGTGCTCTGACCCGCGTCCTCAACGATTACCTTCGAAAGAACGACCTCTTAAAGGGCCGCCCCATCACGATTTCGGGCGACGATGCCCGCGAAGGGCTATCTACGGTACTCTCCGTTAAAGTGCCGAATCCACAGTTTGAAGGTCAAACCAAAACGAAGCTAGGCAACAGCGAGGTGGAAGGGATCGTGAAATCGATCGCCGGAGACGCCCTGACCGCCTTTTTTGAGGAGCATCCCCCGATCGTGTCGAAGATTTGTGAGAAAATTATTGTGGCGGCGGAAGCGCGGGAAGCGGCGCGGAAAGCGCGCGAACTCACCCGCCGCAAGGGAGCGTTGGATTCGGCTTCGCTGCCCGGCAAGCTCGCCGACTGCTCGGACCGGGACCCGGAACGTACCGAACTCTACATTGTGGAGGGCGATTCAGCCGGCGGCAGCGCCAAGCAGGGCCGCGACCGCAGTTTTCAAGCCATTTTGCCGTTGCGCGGGAAAATCATCAATGTGGAAAAATCCCGTCTAACGAAGGTCCTCTCCAATGAGGAAATCCGGACCATGATCACGGCCATCGGCACCGGCGTGGGAGAAGAGGATTTTAAACTGGAGAAGGCGCGCTACAAGAAAATCATCATCATGACCGATGCCGACGTGGATGGCGCGCATATCCGCACGCTGCTCCTGACCTTCTTTTTCCGGCAGATGACGCTGCTCATCAAAGAGGGCTACATTTATATCGCCCAGCCGCCGCTCTTCAAGATTAAGAAAGACAAGAAAGAGATGTATTTGGATGCCGACGAGGCGCTCGATCAATGGCTCCTCGGCGAAGGCCTGGAGCACGTGGAGCTCTATACGCTCAACAAGGGCAAGGTCGTCAAAAAAATCGAAACTACCCAGTTGAAGCAGGCGCTCAAATGGCTGACCGACCTTGAAGCGCTGCTCCGCAAGCTCTCGAAAAAGGGGCTGGGCCTGGCGAATTATTTCGAATTCAAGAATAAGGACAAGATGCCGCTTTACCGGATTGATCAAGAGGACGGCCCCCGCTACATCTGGACGGAGAAGGAATGGAAACAATTTAAGGGAGCGTATCTGAATGCCCGCAAGGAAAAAGTAGAGCAAGAGATGAAGGCCGCGGGCGAAGAAGTAACGAGCGCCGGCGAAATCGAAGAAGAGATGGGGCCCGAAGTCAAAGATTTATGGGAGTTGCCGAAGATCGACCAACTGGTCGATAAGTTAACCCAGGCCGGTTTTGAGGTAGCGTCAGCCCCGGGCGGGAAAGAAGATGAGCGCAAACCCATTTACCGGATTATTTCCGAAGGGGACGTCCGCGAGCTGATCGATGTGCGGGAGCTCCTGGCCGCCATCAAGGATTTTGGGCGCAAGGGCGCTTACATCCAGCGCTACAAAGGTCTCGGCGAAATGAACCCCACTCAACTTTGGGAAACGACGATGGATCCAAAAAAACGCCGGCTCCTGCAAGTGAAGCTGGAGGATGCAGTCAGCGCGGACCAGGTCTTTAATACGTTGATGGGCGACCGCGTGGAGCCGCGGCGGCTTTTTATCGAAAGCCACGCCCTCGAAGTCAGGAATTTGGATATTTAA
- a CDS encoding peptidylprolyl isomerase — protein MIPRKFLVLSALISAGGGLLACRNSQDPVIARLAGTSITKSEAEFRMQATPAEYQQYLVSAEGRRQFIQLLIREKVLVAEARRAGLAKNSAYRDALRRFDRFLKLRRKEYEEDLLASSYSRQLRSGDLAVTDAETRRYYEDRKNDYDKPEEIRVSHILVSSEPETLEVLARLRANEPFEKVAREMSKDPATASRGGKLSPLRHGALMPEFEDVAFRLKVGEVSGAVKTPFGFHIIKKLGQAQLPPQSYESVKEGIRARLEREKFDQWVTKKKEALGVTIDEKALASLEPLSASAAPQEPPQP, from the coding sequence ATGATCCCTCGAAAATTTCTCGTTTTATCCGCTCTGATTTCAGCCGGAGGAGGGCTTCTGGCCTGCCGGAATTCCCAGGATCCGGTGATCGCGCGGCTGGCCGGGACTTCCATCACCAAAAGCGAAGCCGAATTCCGCATGCAGGCCACACCTGCCGAGTACCAGCAATACCTTGTTTCCGCCGAAGGCCGGCGGCAGTTTATCCAGTTGTTGATTCGGGAAAAAGTATTGGTCGCGGAGGCGCGCCGGGCGGGACTCGCGAAAAACAGCGCTTATCGGGACGCGCTCCGCCGGTTCGACCGCTTTCTGAAGCTGCGGCGGAAGGAATACGAAGAGGATTTGCTCGCCAGCAGCTATTCCCGCCAGCTGCGTTCAGGGGATCTGGCGGTCACCGATGCGGAAACCCGGCGCTATTACGAAGATCGCAAGAACGATTACGACAAGCCTGAAGAGATTCGCGTCAGCCATATCCTCGTGAGCTCGGAACCGGAAACCCTGGAAGTCCTGGCCCGGCTGAGGGCCAATGAACCTTTTGAGAAAGTTGCCCGCGAGATGTCCAAAGATCCGGCCACGGCCTCACGTGGGGGGAAACTCTCGCCGTTGCGGCATGGCGCCCTGATGCCGGAATTTGAGGATGTGGCTTTTCGCCTGAAAGTCGGGGAGGTCTCCGGAGCCGTGAAGACCCCGTTTGGATTTCATATCATTAAAAAACTAGGGCAGGCGCAATTGCCGCCCCAGTCCTACGAATCCGTCAAGGAAGGCATTCGCGCTCGATTAGAACGCGAGAAATTCGACCAATGGGTGACGAAAAAGAAGGAAGCGCTCGGCGTCACAATAGACGAGAAGGCTCTCGCCTCGCTGGAACCGCTTTCGGCTTCGGCCGCCCCACAGGAGCCCCCACAACCATGA
- a CDS encoding DciA family protein, translated as MALSPIQQEVRSFCREKGLSNHLPLLEKAWQAEMGGWDGQARIVALDNFSLIVEVKSSPAMQEINLRRRELVRRLNRYFQKAFLRDISVRMMSDDN; from the coding sequence ATGGCTTTAAGCCCTATCCAGCAGGAAGTACGGTCGTTTTGCCGGGAGAAAGGTCTCTCGAATCACCTCCCCCTGTTAGAAAAGGCCTGGCAGGCTGAAATGGGCGGATGGGACGGGCAAGCGCGCATTGTGGCGCTGGATAATTTTTCGTTAATTGTTGAGGTGAAGTCCTCCCCCGCCATGCAGGAAATCAACCTGCGCCGACGCGAGCTCGTCCGACGACTCAACCGGTATTTTCAAAAAGCCTTTTTACGCGATATTTCGGTAAGGATGATGTCGGATGACAACTAA
- the dnaA gene encoding chromosomal replication initiator protein DnaA produces MHSVVESLWDDVLSVLRPEMNSESFDLWLKPIKALSLDGNRLVLQVPNAFFADWLRDHYQNRIESLLKERSSDPVTLSFQVLRSTEDHDSPSNPGPSFIPLTPAAAPVTPPIESYLNSRYTFESFVVGHSNRFAQAASQAVSKDPGKAYNPLFLYGGVGLGKTHLMHAIGHHVLKINPRARVLYTTSEKFINEFIDSLRFERMNQFRQKYRNLDCLLIDDIQFLVNKESSQEEFFYTFNTLYDSRKQIVISSDRPPKEIPTLQERLITRFEWGVVADVQAPELETRIAILREKAEGEHLFVPDDVILFLASHVRTNIRELEGSLIRVVAHASLTGVPLTVDSAKETLRDVLAKEEAASPVSLEKIQDVVAKHYHLDVHDMKSKRRTDAIAFPRQIAMYLTRTLTDMSTTQIGDAFGGKDHTTVMHATNKVKNRLGTDPFFAALINKIIQEIRWGTKQG; encoded by the coding sequence ATGCACAGTGTCGTTGAGAGCTTGTGGGACGACGTTTTGTCTGTTTTGCGGCCGGAGATGAATAGCGAGTCGTTTGATCTCTGGTTAAAACCGATTAAAGCACTCTCCTTGGACGGGAACCGTTTAGTCCTCCAGGTCCCCAACGCCTTTTTCGCAGATTGGCTTCGCGACCACTACCAGAACCGTATTGAATCCCTTTTAAAAGAACGGTCCAGCGATCCGGTCACGCTGAGCTTCCAGGTGCTTCGCTCGACCGAAGATCACGACTCCCCATCCAATCCCGGTCCCTCGTTTATTCCGCTGACTCCCGCAGCCGCTCCGGTGACTCCTCCGATTGAGTCTTATCTGAATTCACGTTATACCTTTGAGTCTTTTGTCGTTGGGCATTCCAATCGTTTTGCGCAAGCCGCTTCCCAAGCGGTGTCTAAAGACCCTGGGAAAGCCTACAACCCTCTCTTCTTATACGGCGGGGTTGGTCTTGGGAAAACCCACCTCATGCACGCGATCGGGCATCATGTTTTGAAGATCAACCCGCGGGCGCGAGTTCTCTATACAACGTCCGAGAAATTCATCAATGAATTTATCGATTCGCTACGATTTGAGAGGATGAATCAATTCCGGCAGAAGTATAGGAATCTGGACTGTTTGCTCATCGATGACATCCAGTTTCTCGTGAACAAGGAAAGCTCGCAAGAAGAATTCTTCTACACCTTTAATACGCTTTACGACTCCCGCAAGCAGATCGTCATTTCCAGCGACCGTCCGCCGAAAGAAATTCCGACCCTTCAGGAACGCCTAATCACTCGTTTTGAATGGGGGGTGGTGGCGGATGTTCAGGCGCCGGAGTTGGAGACCCGCATCGCCATTTTGCGTGAAAAAGCTGAAGGGGAACACCTTTTTGTTCCGGATGATGTTATTTTGTTCCTCGCCAGCCATGTGCGAACTAATATCCGCGAGCTGGAGGGATCGCTGATTCGTGTTGTGGCCCATGCGTCTTTGACCGGGGTGCCGCTGACCGTTGATTCCGCCAAAGAAACCCTGCGAGACGTGCTGGCTAAAGAAGAAGCGGCGTCACCGGTATCACTTGAAAAGATCCAGGACGTGGTCGCGAAGCATTACCATCTGGACGTGCATGACATGAAATCCAAGCGCCGCACAGATGCGATCGCTTTTCCGCGGCAAATCGCGATGTACCTGACCCGAACGCTCACGGACATGTCGACCACCCAAATCGGCGATGCGTTTGGCGGCAAAGACCATACCACGGTCATGCATGCGACTAATAAAGTGAAAAACCGCCTGGGAACTGATCCCTTCTTTGCGGCCTTAATCAATAAAATTATTCAAGAGATTCGTTGGGGCACAAAGCAGGGATAA
- the dnaN gene encoding DNA polymerase III subunit beta: MQIVCSKPELLKGIQIVQSAVSSKSTLPVLSNILLETKTTQLKLAATDLEVGVRCVIKAEVVQEGSLTIPAKTFSDFIRTLQDSEEIRIVTQEATRMEIRSGKTRCVLLGLPKEDFPVLPEFPEDNSVSMEAKTVQEMIRKTAYSVSTDETRYILNGIYFILDKGIARMVATDGRRLAYIARVVADKKMSISAIIPSKAIREVERLLASGDSGTTQVQLSITENQVAFKLGETVIISRLIEGHFPNYEQVIPKSSDVKVQVPTKSLLTMTQRAALGSGDRGGAVRFVLEKGRLRALGSAQGRVEVEDELPVDFSGKNLEISFNPSFVLDVLKNIDTGEALLEFSSSLNPGVIRPVGDDQALSVIMPMRA; the protein is encoded by the coding sequence ATGCAAATCGTTTGTTCTAAACCCGAACTCCTCAAAGGCATTCAGATTGTTCAATCCGCCGTATCTTCCAAAAGTACGTTGCCTGTATTGAGTAATATTCTCCTGGAAACAAAAACAACCCAATTAAAATTAGCGGCTACGGATTTAGAAGTAGGCGTTCGGTGTGTTATTAAAGCGGAAGTCGTCCAGGAAGGTTCTTTAACCATCCCAGCCAAAACATTTAGTGATTTTATTCGGACCCTTCAAGATAGCGAAGAAATACGCATTGTGACACAAGAAGCAACGCGCATGGAAATCCGAAGTGGGAAAACGCGGTGTGTGTTATTAGGTTTACCCAAGGAAGACTTTCCCGTCTTACCCGAGTTCCCTGAAGATAATTCAGTTTCCATGGAAGCTAAAACGGTGCAAGAGATGATTAGGAAGACAGCCTACTCAGTCTCAACGGATGAGACCCGTTATATTTTGAATGGTATTTATTTTATTCTTGATAAAGGCATCGCCCGCATGGTGGCGACGGATGGAAGACGGCTTGCCTATATCGCCCGTGTGGTAGCGGATAAAAAGATGTCCATTTCAGCGATTATTCCATCCAAAGCAATTCGCGAGGTAGAACGGTTGCTGGCTTCAGGGGATTCAGGGACAACCCAGGTCCAACTCAGTATTACGGAGAACCAGGTCGCTTTTAAGCTAGGAGAGACAGTCATTATCTCACGGCTGATTGAGGGGCACTTCCCTAATTACGAGCAAGTCATCCCGAAAAGTTCTGATGTCAAAGTTCAAGTTCCAACAAAAAGTCTGTTGACTATGACGCAGCGCGCGGCCCTCGGTTCCGGCGACCGTGGAGGGGCGGTGCGTTTTGTTTTGGAAAAAGGGCGTTTGCGCGCGCTGGGATCGGCGCAGGGACGCGTGGAAGTAGAAGATGAATTACCGGTTGATTTCTCGGGGAAAAACTTAGAGATTTCTTTTAATCCAAGTTTTGTTCTGGATGTGTTGAAAAATATTGATACAGGGGAAGCCTTGTTGGAGTTCTCGAGTTCGCTCAATCCAGGCGTGATACGTCCCGTGGGGGATGACCAGGCCCTGTCGGTCATCATGCCGATGCGGGCTTAA
- a CDS encoding peptidylprolyl isomerase gives MNKKFYASSLLSRHPRVTLSGIYAWIPRPVRLSKCSMVGTAPTIENSTGGRGRQWLRGMTSLVAASGMGTLLLLPAQAKVLDRTLATINGQAILLSEFEKNATPILDQFKKMAPASEQTPEHVADIKKRVLDQMIEDRLLTQEAKKKSIRISQLEIDDGVKKVRGRFATEEEFKQEMQKAGMNNEEFRGHLQDQLSTIKLIDQEVKAKVPPPSDTDVKDLYDTLQAILQDKPIPGSHTPSEIDELKSLAQSVQRRFGERVRARHILIRTSAGSSKSQRDEAQKTIKDIQSQLKKGADFSELSKKYSEDPQSKERGGDLGYFSRNEMVPPFEKAAFGLAVGQTSDIVETDFGYHLILVDEKKASRKPNFDELKDDLREYLFQQRAAKRLESYVKELRSKAEIKVNNFE, from the coding sequence ATGAACAAGAAATTTTACGCGTCTTCTCTCTTAAGCCGTCATCCCCGAGTGACTCTGTCGGGGATCTATGCTTGGATTCCCCGTCCCGTCCGTCTGTCGAAGTGCTCGATGGTCGGGACGGCCCCGACGATAGAGAACTCCACGGGTGGACGGGGCCGCCAGTGGCTGCGGGGAATGACGTCATTGGTGGCAGCCTCTGGGATGGGGACGCTATTGCTCCTGCCAGCGCAGGCCAAGGTCCTGGACCGTACTCTGGCGACCATCAACGGGCAAGCCATTCTTTTATCTGAATTTGAAAAAAATGCCACGCCCATTCTGGACCAATTCAAGAAAATGGCTCCGGCCAGCGAGCAGACGCCGGAGCATGTGGCGGATATCAAGAAACGCGTCCTGGACCAGATGATTGAAGACCGGCTCCTCACCCAGGAAGCGAAAAAGAAATCGATCCGGATCAGCCAGTTGGAAATCGACGACGGGGTTAAGAAGGTCCGAGGCCGCTTTGCCACCGAAGAAGAATTCAAGCAGGAGATGCAGAAGGCCGGGATGAACAACGAGGAGTTTCGCGGCCATCTTCAGGACCAGCTCTCCACCATCAAACTCATTGATCAGGAAGTCAAAGCCAAGGTACCGCCTCCATCGGACACCGACGTGAAGGATCTTTATGACACCCTCCAGGCGATCCTGCAGGACAAGCCGATCCCGGGCAGCCATACCCCGAGCGAAATTGATGAGCTCAAATCGTTGGCCCAGAGCGTTCAGCGCCGCTTTGGCGAGCGCGTCCGGGCCCGCCATATTCTGATTCGGACGTCGGCGGGTTCGTCCAAGAGCCAGCGCGACGAAGCCCAGAAAACGATCAAGGACATTCAGAGCCAACTAAAGAAAGGCGCTGATTTCTCGGAACTCTCCAAAAAATACTCCGAAGATCCTCAATCCAAAGAGCGTGGAGGGGACCTGGGTTATTTTTCGCGAAATGAAATGGTGCCTCCCTTTGAAAAAGCAGCCTTCGGCCTGGCCGTCGGCCAGACATCGGATATTGTTGAGACGGACTTCGGCTATCACTTGATTCTCGTCGATGAGAAAAAGGCTTCTCGTAAACCCAATTTCGACGAACTCAAAGACGATCTGCGTGAATATCTCTTCCAGCAACGGGCGGCCAAACGCCTGGAAAGCTACGTTAAAGAACTACGCTCCAAAGCGGAGATCAAGGTCAACAACTTCGAGTAA
- the pdxA gene encoding 4-hydroxythreonine-4-phosphate dehydrogenase PdxA: MKPRIVIALGDPAGIGPEIVSKALQDERVHACCTPLVVGDPLALTLHRQPLPRAPMLAVPGLNKRLRLGHPSAEAGRSAIDSLTQATTLLMAGQAEALVTAPVSKESFDSAGLGFPGHTEWLAVQVGSKPVAMLMVAGPLRTILMTRHIPLQDVSCCLTAARVRESARLGFDFIRRILKKKHPRLVACGVNPHAGDGGLIGKDEMKTLRPALRALAREGILVTGPLSADSVFRDMAKGTYDLVLAAYHDQGMIPLKLYAPDRLVNITLGLPFIRTSPGHGTAFDIAGKNRADARPMIEAIILAARYSQ, encoded by the coding sequence ATGAAGCCTCGCATTGTTATCGCGCTGGGTGATCCGGCCGGCATCGGACCGGAGATTGTTTCAAAAGCCCTGCAGGATGAACGGGTGCACGCCTGCTGCACGCCTCTGGTGGTCGGGGACCCGTTGGCCCTGACGCTTCACCGGCAGCCGCTTCCCCGCGCGCCCATGCTGGCCGTTCCAGGCCTGAACAAACGCCTTCGCCTGGGACACCCTTCTGCCGAAGCGGGCCGATCGGCTATTGATTCGCTAACCCAGGCCACGACACTCTTAATGGCCGGACAGGCGGAAGCCCTGGTCACCGCTCCGGTTTCCAAGGAATCCTTTGATTCAGCCGGTCTCGGTTTTCCTGGACATACCGAGTGGCTGGCCGTGCAAGTCGGCTCCAAACCCGTAGCCATGTTGATGGTTGCCGGACCTCTCCGGACGATTCTAATGACCCGACATATCCCTTTGCAGGACGTTTCATGCTGTTTGACCGCTGCGAGGGTGCGCGAATCCGCGCGGTTGGGGTTCGACTTTATCCGACGGATTCTGAAAAAGAAGCATCCACGCCTCGTTGCCTGCGGCGTGAACCCTCATGCCGGCGACGGGGGATTAATCGGAAAAGATGAAATGAAAACGCTCCGGCCGGCTTTGCGGGCCCTGGCGCGGGAAGGTATTCTCGTCACAGGACCGCTCTCCGCAGACAGCGTCTTCCGGGACATGGCTAAGGGTACGTATGATTTGGTCCTGGCCGCTTATCACGACCAGGGGATGATCCCCTTGAAACTTTACGCGCCGGACCGGTTGGTCAACATCACGCTGGGCCTTCCTTTTATAAGGACCTCACCAGGTCATGGCACCGCCTTTGATATCGCGGGGAAAAATCGCGCGGATGCCCGGCCCATGATCGAAGCGATTATTCTGGCCGCTCGTTACAGCCAATGA
- the rsmA gene encoding 16S rRNA (adenine(1518)-N(6)/adenine(1519)-N(6))-dimethyltransferase RsmA, protein MTHRPPLGQHFLRDPNVIKTILAAAELTPNTTALEIGPGKGILTEALVPRVGTLVVVELDKTLARDLQHRFQDNVHVTIIPGDFLRVDLSSLFPRDDARQPMKILGNLPYSITSPIFEKILTWPAWDTGVFLIQREVADRMRSGPGSRSFGILSLAVQLFAKVELILNVKPGAFRPPPKVQSAVIRLRRKVRPDVPPETIPSFFDLAHGAFAHRRKTLGNSLSYHSGLAKKAVENWLKQQSVDPGKRAETLELEDYVRLSEKWAIFRRENGFDIAPDNVYNTERFSD, encoded by the coding sequence ATGACGCATCGTCCTCCCCTGGGTCAACATTTTTTACGCGATCCGAATGTCATCAAAACCATTCTCGCTGCCGCTGAATTGACTCCGAACACCACGGCGCTCGAAATAGGCCCCGGCAAAGGAATCCTGACGGAGGCGCTGGTTCCGAGGGTCGGGACGCTGGTAGTCGTTGAGCTGGACAAAACCCTCGCGCGTGATCTCCAGCATCGCTTTCAGGATAACGTCCATGTGACGATTATCCCCGGCGATTTTTTGCGGGTGGATCTCTCCAGTCTGTTCCCCCGGGACGACGCCCGCCAACCTATGAAAATTCTTGGCAACCTTCCTTATTCCATCACGTCTCCTATCTTTGAGAAGATTTTGACCTGGCCTGCCTGGGATACGGGGGTCTTCCTCATCCAAAGAGAGGTAGCCGATCGCATGCGGAGCGGCCCGGGTTCCCGGAGCTTTGGAATTTTGTCGTTGGCGGTCCAGCTGTTTGCCAAAGTCGAACTGATCCTAAATGTGAAACCCGGGGCTTTCCGGCCGCCTCCGAAAGTCCAATCCGCGGTGATCCGCCTGCGCCGGAAGGTGCGCCCGGACGTGCCACCGGAAACGATCCCCTCTTTTTTCGATCTGGCGCACGGCGCCTTCGCGCACCGGCGAAAGACGCTGGGCAACAGCCTTTCGTATCACAGCGGCCTCGCCAAAAAAGCGGTGGAAAACTGGCTCAAGCAACAAAGTGTGGATCCCGGGAAACGCGCGGAAACTTTGGAGTTGGAGGATTATGTCCGGCTCTCCGAGAAATGGGCAATTTTCCGTCGAGAAAATGGATTTGACATCGCTCCTGACAACGTCTACAATACCGAACGTTTCTCAGACTAA